TCGCACCAGAAACACACGACGCTACATCCAGAGAAACCCTTTTAAAACCCATTCCATCGTCCTTCACATTAAAAAACTCTCAAGACCTGTTTCTGTGcagtaatgttttatttcaactATACATGCTGTgttaaaaaaatcaacaaaaaatatcaTGAAACAAAGaccatcattattatttacacattcacagtACAACTTTACAACCTATCTACATGCTCAAATACTCTGGAgatcagatatatatatacagctgGCCTTGCATCACCATGTTGCACAGTATGTAAATCAACGTTACATGACAAAAATCCGGTTCATCTCCACGTACACAGAGCTCAGACTGAAATATAAAGGCTTCAATTTAGATTGCAACAGAAAGACCCAGTTCATATTGCAATGTACAAGGCAGTtgagcagtgtgtgttgagtgtgtgtgtgtgtgtgtgcgtgtgcggaGTAGAAAAGAGCCCAAAACACTGGTCAGATGACAGGCGAAGAATCTTTACATACAATCATCACTTGTAAACAAAAAGTGGCTTTGGGCTAAACAGGCAACTGACACTGGGATGGGATTGCAGATGTCATCCAAAGAATGTACCCGACGCCGAGGGGAAATGATCCCTCGGTCGTCCTTACTGGCCAATAGAAACGACTCCTGCCACCGCAATCCTGGTGGATTTACAGATTCTGCGTGATcgccgccccccccccgtgcCAACAGACGGACTTTCATGTGAACACTGTGTTAATACATTGGCTGTGGGCAGGATGTGTGCAGCATTGAGCCGACTGCTCCACAGTGCGAGATCGAACCACCCTACATCCCACTGTCAAGAAAATACATTCACTGCATGGCACCTCTGTGTGGTGGACTAACATCGCTCTTTTCAACACCAGCAGTAATAGAGAAAGAAACTGATTTATACCCCAAATGCTTTTTTTTGGACTCGTCCTTTTGTGTGACGACCACCCGCTTGTGGTCCGTTTGTCAATTTGTCTCCACATCACGTCGGATTCGGTCGCGACTTCCCAACACACGTCCGGCTGAATTTCAATTgtataaaaaaatctttatatAGTATATGACAATAACATACAGAGGACCAATTGACATTGCCAATATTATATACTGTAGTAGTTCATTTTGTGAATAAGGCACACAATGCACAGAATCAGGTTCACTTGcctaaaaatatttataatccttatttatagtatttaagtatttacaGGATCTTTGTCATTCCCAGCATGACTCATTTGGACACATTGGTAAAATGTTGTGTTGATTGTACACTGGCCACTCGCAGGGAAGCTGCACAGGGAACACGGCACGACAGATGACAGAGGTGTTACATCCATGTATTGTTCTAGAGTCAGTTTAATATATCCGTAATAGGATTTATGCAGGAGGGAAATTATAGTGCTCCCCTACTAGAGGACACAAATGTTCCAATACAGCAGAAGTGCACTGAAATGTTGAATTCATACACATGAGCTAAACCATTGGTGTTGCTTTAGTTTCATTCTTTAAATAAAACGGCAAAACATGAGAAAGGCAAATCATTTTGTTCGAAATTCTTTTACAGAGCAAgatgtgaaatgtatttttttttattaacactTAAGCTACATAAAGACGTCTCTGGAACCACCAGTATAACTCCCAAACGGGGCAATGGAGCTTTCAGTCCAGGAGAGAAGCATTTTTCTCACGTATCAGCTTTAACAGTGCGTTTGGTTGCCAAAAACTGTTTCACTTGGCCTCTGTCTGCAGTacaacacacacgctcacacacacacagtagcagaTGTGCACACTCATACCAGGGGCTACCCCAGTCTGGTCGAGAAAACAAATGCATCAAAGACAAACCACCTATGTCTAAAATAGCAGCACATGTACTAAAATTTCCCAGTGAGTTCGCGTCAATGTCCCAACTTAACCCAAACCCCATGGAGTGACACGAACACATATGGTTTAGGCTTGCTTCATTTGGGTTCAAATATGACCAAAAAAAAGCTGTTGAAATGAAAGACAGTGACTTGGGTCTTTTACAGGTCTTAAGGTGCATCCTCTGGCATGTAGCAACACTCTAGATTTACCAAGTGTGAAGGCCTAATGTGTGTGCTGGCTTTATATAAGCCTGCTTtccagtcaacacacacacacaaatgcatacatCTTCACTCTTCCTTTGTTCGTTGGTTGCTGCCTGATTCAGCTGTTTGTGGTCATGTGTATCTCAAGCAACACGAACCCCACGATAATTgattttcctctcctctgccccaGGTATCCTACTAACAAAGGCATGGTctacctctcctctctgttcagTTCACATTAGTGGGAAGACAGTGCTCAATGGCAGTGACAAATGACACCCATTCTTCAAGTATTCCACTGTTTGGACCtagtaccacacacacagacactgtagCAGGCCCTGCTGGCGTCCTAAACCTTGTACCTAACTGGGACCGGTCGACACCCAAGCGAAGATACAATGGGGAGCAGCAGGTTCACCACTGTCCACTATTCATATCTTTGTGGCTACCGTGACAACTGAGGGAGATGGAGGCGTAGGGAGCAGAAAAGCCCCAAGGAGTATCTTTGGCCACATGTGATTTTCCCTTTTTAGTGTGAGTGACTGTGCATATCATTTAAAGGGGAAACACACCTCAAgtcaatacacaaacacacactcggcCCTACCCCATCGATAGCCCCCCCAAGCCCTTAGGGCTCAAAGCTCTACGGTCAAGGCCAACAGCTCACTGAGAAGTGTTCATGCTATTTTAATAACTGTACTTATTGACAACTCGCATCTGTGGACTCTGTGGTGAAAACCCGTTGGGTTTGGGGGGCACATCTGGCTTTAGCGATGGGGTCCGTTTAAGCCCTGTGCGAGGGAGCGAGCCATGCCCACTGTAGTTGCTCTGTCGTGACATAGAGGACGGGTGAGGGGAGTGCAGTCCTGCCGCCATCATTCCACTATGAGAGTCAAGTCTGGAGGGGGGTGTTGGGGGCATATAACCACCTCTGTTCATACTGTGTTGGCGAGACAAAGACACTCCCATGGTCACCCCATTTGGTGAGGTGGATAAGGACTGCCTATGAGACGCACTCCGGTGGAGCTGGTACCCCCCTCTTTGCCGCTCCAGAGTGCCCCCCATGCTCAGGCTACCTGTTGgtgtggtgggggtggtgggcATGGGGACATCAACCCTCTTAGTGGGGCTGTGCCTcggcagggaggaggagggagagtacAGGGAAGCCTCACGGCTGGGCACCCTGGGGGGTAATTCAGTCAGCTCCTCCATGGGCTCCAGTGTGAGATGCTGTCTCGGGCGAGGCCCTGATCCCTCTTGAAGAATGGCCTTGGGGTTGGCCACAGAGTCATTGAGGTGTTTTAAAAGGTCATTTAGAGTATTTCTGGCATCCACCGACCTCTTCTGCTCCTTCCTACTTCCCCTGGAATCTGGGTTCTTCGGTTTCTTTTCAGAGGAATGTGGGAGTGTATCATCACCACACATGACCACCTCAAGATTTGGGTGGTCATGTGTGGCATTGGGTAAAACAACTGCACTCGGGATGTGGGAGTGTCCTAGGGCAAGGTGGGGGTTGGCGTTGGCgtttggaggagcaggagaggaaagaaggaacTGAGGactctttgctgctgctgatgagttGGACTCCTTGCAGGGCCCACTGGCCTTGCCCTGAGCCCTCTCCCACTGGTTGTTGATGGGCTGGAGGCCTTTCTGCTGAAGCACAGGGGTGGACTCCGGCGTAGGCAGGGCAGCAAGCTCAGGGGGCTGACAGCTTTCCCGCAGGATCATGGTCTTGGTATCACCGTTGGGCGAATTCAGGTCTTTGCCATTGCTCAGCAGATTGCTGTACAGCTTGGGGGACTCAATGCTGGTTTGGTATTCCTAAAAACGTTGCAATaaaatcagaaagaaaaagattagACACAGATTCACTTCTTGTTCCATTCAGACTTTCATAAAGCACTGGAGCTGTTTTTATGGCTGTACCTTTACTGGACTGTCAAAGAGGCCATTGAGCTTGATGAAGCTTCCAGTGGAGTCAGAGCAGGATGGTGCCGACTCTGTGTCCTTGTGGACGTGTCTCGGCTTACGGAGGAATGAGTCTCGGTAGCAGAAGACAATCAAACCAGCTAGGAGAGCGCCCATGAGAAAAGCTGCAAACACGCAGGTGATGAGGATGTTCATGTGGACCATCTGGTTGGTCTCACCTGCTTGGTTATCCCACACACCTACAAAACATTGAAGCATTGGTTAACCCCCTGGTGACAAAAGTAAAGTGCTCAGTGAAGCGTCCTTCCCCATTCAAGAGCAGAAATGTGCATGTTTGAGTGTGACCCCAACCATGCAtctgtttctgcttttttatCTACAGGGTAGCCGCAACCAAATTCCATAAATACGGACACATTGCTATCCAAGAGAAATATGGTTAAAATTGGCAGAAGTTGTTAGGTACCCACATCCATTTCACCAGCTATAAGAGGCAATGCTATGTTAGTTTAGAGGGGAAGAATTAATGTAATAAACGTTCCCTAGGGGCATTTTGTCATGCGTTCTAACTGCTACTACAGGGTTAGGAGTGCACTCTTAAAGAGATAAAGAGCCAAATCAAGCGATCAACCAGAATGAAGATTGTTGGAGTAAAGAGAGACGAGAGTTTTTCTTCCAGGTGTTGAGATAGCTGCTGCTCTACGGAAAGTTTGTTAGTGACCACAGACATTGAAAGAGTTAGTCATCTACCATGCGGCCACAACAGTGATGTGGCAGAGCAGGCCCAGTCAGTGATGTGCCAGTAGACAGTTACTATATCTAAAGTTAGATGACAAATATATGCACCGGCAGAGACAGAATGTAAATCCAAACAAAGGATTGTaaagaaacaacatgaaaacagtgactggaaataaataatctaaaatGAAGTAAGACTGAACATAGGAAAATTACAActtaaatgagagaaaacaaaagtaacaTGAAAATATGGAAACATAAATTATGTATGAACATAAACACttaatgaaaaatgttcatGATAAAATGAAAATCCTAAATAGCTGCCACTGTTCATGTGATTCTCTGCATATGTACAAGTGTGGATTCACATTCGTGTGCCTTAGAGAGAATTGCGGGCAGCTATCAGATCGGGCTCAATGCAGCGTGCTGGCTGCCTCCCTGTGGGCCTTACCCTCTTGGCCCCCTGGGATAGAGTCTAAAGAATGGGAGGTGGCTGGGTCATCCTGCAGCACAAAGCCTGAGCCGTAGAGCTCTGGACCAGGCCCAGGGCTGGGGCTCTGAGTGGGTATGAGTAGTGGGGGGTGTATGGGCACACTGGGCTGGACAGTGACTGGCGTAGATGAAAACTCCATGTCTGTGGTGACAAACAAATTGTTAACAAACCGTGTGGACGTGGGTAAAGCATACTGTTATCATCCCAGTTAGTAGGCCATGAGCAGCGTGTCATTTTTTAAGGTTAGTGTCcaaacaaataatgaataaacGTTATCATGGTTTAACAAAATGCTGTTTTGACATTCACAGACCAATGaaagtacatttttgtgttttatttacagttttgaaTGGGGAAAAGAAGGGGATACCGAGAGGAGGTGTTGGTACACGACAGTAAGGATGCGGAGGGGTGGTGGTTGGGCATgcaagagggaggaggaagtgatgagtgaagaagaggaagtgaatctGTGCTGAGATAGAGCGCCGACGTTGCCTGGAGGAGTGGTCACATGTGACGATGAAAATGAAGCAGGTGGTGTTAAGCATTCCAAGAGGTGTTTGGTGAGAAAAGATGAATGGAGGCAGCggtggagagagacagggttGGAGATGCTGAACTCAAGGAAAGAAACCATTTGAGTAAAAGATCAAACTAACCAGAGGTAGGGTCGCCAAATGATTTGTAATCTGGCGCTGAAGTAGAGCCCAAAAACGCTAAAAGAATTAAAAAGGACAAGAAATCAGTATAAGGGAATTCAGAAGTTAAATctaaaaatcaaataaagtaAAATCCCAAAGAGACACCAAGAGTGCAGTTTACTGGGTTTAACAATAAAGATATAAAGCACTCGCTGACAGTGTCCTTTTCTCTGGAGGCTCTGGAAGCCCTCTGGTTCGGATCAATACTGAGGTTCAGCCTGGGTCATGTTCAGTTGGTACAAACGGAGGGGCGGATGTTTGAAAGGAAAACCGGTAAAGGCCCATTTTCTGGCCGTGAGTGATCCGAACACGTCTGCCTTTTGCACCAGCTGAGCATGACCCTCGATTGTACATGTCCATGTTTTCCGCCCCAGCAGGCAGCATTAGTTACAGGTGGCCATGTACTGcatgtagatgtgtgtgttaatacTGCACATAGACTCATGTCGGGGCAAGTTACTGGAGTGGTTACTGGTGTGAGTGTACAGGCTCATGGTGTATGTGGcaatgagtttgtgtttcacttgtgtaaatgtgtgtgtatatctgtgtgtgtgtgtgtgtgtgtttgtaagcatGTGTCTGAGGATGAGACGGCATGGAGATGAGACTCGTACCGTGACAGTCTCCCAGGTGAGCAGTGTTTCCAAGTTCAACGTCCTGCTCATATCCGGTCCtgtaaagagaagaagaagcagaacgAGACGCGTAAGCAGAGAGATTTatccacccccccacacacaaaacaagaaatgcaTTATCTCATTTTCTCATCTGTGATATTTGCACTTCATATTGCAGCTGGGACGTGAACTTACAAAACACCAGGCAGTATCCTCTCACAAGCTCCGGGAGATTTCCAGCCACA
This genomic stretch from Hippoglossus hippoglossus isolate fHipHip1 chromosome 3, fHipHip1.pri, whole genome shotgun sequence harbors:
- the sema6dl gene encoding sema domain, transmembrane domain (TM), and cytoplasmic domain, (semaphorin) 6D, like isoform X1; its protein translation is MGQRAALLLSELLLLLTASRTLLAVSFPEDSTPLDVVDAHFTRKYPVFRGRPSGNESQHRLDFQLMTKIQDTLFIAGRDQVYLVSLRESYRNEIIPYRKLTWRSGQADRDMCAVKGKHRDECHNFIKVLVPRNDDLVFICGTNGFNPMCRYYRLDNLELDGEEIYGLARCPFDSRQTNVALFAEGKLYSATVADFQASDAVIYRSMGDGSALRTIKYDSKWLKEPHFLHAAEYGNYVYFFYREIAVEHSNLGKVVYSRVARICKNDVGGSQRVLEKHWTSFVKARLNCSVPGESFFYFDVLQSVTDIIDINGVPSVVGVFTTQMNSIPGSAVCAFSMADIEKVFWGRFKEQKTPDSVWTAYPEEKLPKPRPGSCAGHGPAASFKSSIEFPDDTLQFIKSHPLMDTAVPSIGDEPWFTKTRVRYRLTSLAVDNEAGPHKNYTVVFIGAESGVVLKVLAKTTSLSLNDSLLLEEIDVFNRAKCLSNHEDDKRVLSLHVDKDTHSLYVAFSSCVIRIPLSRCERHTSCHKSCIASRDPYCGWKSPGACERILPGVLTGYEQDVELGNTAHLGDCHAFLGSTSAPDYKSFGDPTSDMEFSSTPVTVQPSVPIHPPLLIPTQSPSPGPGPELYGSGFVLQDDPATSHSLDSIPGGQEGVWDNQAGETNQMVHMNILITCVFAAFLMGALLAGLIVFCYRDSFLRKPRHVHKDTESAPSCSDSTGSFIKLNGLFDSPVKEYQTSIESPKLYSNLLSNGKDLNSPNGDTKTMILRESCQPPELAALPTPESTPVLQQKGLQPINNQWERAQGKASGPCKESNSSAAAKSPQFLLSSPAPPNANANPHLALGHSHIPSAVVLPNATHDHPNLEVVMCGDDTLPHSSEKKPKNPDSRGSRKEQKRSVDARNTLNDLLKHLNDSVANPKAILQEGSGPRPRQHLTLEPMEELTELPPRVPSREASLYSPSSSLPRHSPTKRVDVPMPTTPTTPTGSLSMGGTLERQRGGYQLHRSASHRQSLSTSPNGVTMGVSLSRQHSMNRGGYMPPTPPSRLDSHSGMMAAGLHSPHPSSMSRQSNYSGHGSLPRTGLKRTPSLKPDVPPKPNGFSPQSPQMRVVNKYSY
- the sema6dl gene encoding sema domain, transmembrane domain (TM), and cytoplasmic domain, (semaphorin) 6D, like isoform X2, whose product is MGQRAALLLSELLLLLTASRTLLAVSFPEDSTPLDVVDAHFTRKYPVFRGRPSGNESQHRLDFQLMTKIQDTLFIAGRDQVYLVSLRESYRNEIIPYRKLTWRSGQADRDMCAVKGKHRDECHNFIKVLVPRNDDLVFICGTNGFNPMCRYYRLDNLELDGEEIYGLARCPFDSRQTNVALFAEGKLYSATVADFQASDAVIYRSMGDGSALRTIKYDSKWLKEPHFLHAAEYGNYVYFFYREIAVEHSNLGKVVYSRVARICKNDVGGSQRVLEKHWTSFVKARLNCSVPGESFFYFDVLQSVTDIIDINGVPSVVGVFTTQMNSIPGSAVCAFSMADIEKVFWGRFKEQKTPDSVWTAYPEEKLPKPRPGSCAGHGPAASFKSSIEFPDDTLQFIKSHPLMDTAVPSIGDEPWFTKTRVRYRLTSLAVDNEAGPHKNYTVVFIGAESGVVLKVLAKTTSLSLNDSLLLEEIDVFNRAKCLSNHEDDKRVLSLHVDKDTHSLYVAFSSCVIRIPLSRCERHTSCHKSCIASRDPYCGWKSPGACERILPGVLTGYEQDVELGNTAHLGDCHDMEFSSTPVTVQPSVPIHPPLLIPTQSPSPGPGPELYGSGFVLQDDPATSHSLDSIPGGQEGVWDNQAGETNQMVHMNILITCVFAAFLMGALLAGLIVFCYRDSFLRKPRHVHKDTESAPSCSDSTGSFIKLNGLFDSPVKEYQTSIESPKLYSNLLSNGKDLNSPNGDTKTMILRESCQPPELAALPTPESTPVLQQKGLQPINNQWERAQGKASGPCKESNSSAAAKSPQFLLSSPAPPNANANPHLALGHSHIPSAVVLPNATHDHPNLEVVMCGDDTLPHSSEKKPKNPDSRGSRKEQKRSVDARNTLNDLLKHLNDSVANPKAILQEGSGPRPRQHLTLEPMEELTELPPRVPSREASLYSPSSSLPRHSPTKRVDVPMPTTPTTPTGSLSMGGTLERQRGGYQLHRSASHRQSLSTSPNGVTMGVSLSRQHSMNRGGYMPPTPPSRLDSHSGMMAAGLHSPHPSSMSRQSNYSGHGSLPRTGLKRTPSLKPDVPPKPNGFSPQSPQMRVVNKYSY